A window of Microcoleus sp. FACHB-68 genomic DNA:
TAACGCACCGACTAAGGCGTGACCCACTTCATGATAGGCAACAATCTTTTTCTCTTTTTCGTTGAGGACGCGGCTTTTCTTCTCTAAACCGGCAACAACGCGCTCAATGGCTTCAGCAAAGTCTTCTTGGGCAACGGTTTCGCGGCGATTACGTGCAGCAAGCAAAGCGGCTTCATTGACCAAATTTGCCAAATCTGCGCCGGCAAACCCAGGGGTGCGAGTGGCGATTGCTTTGAGGTCGATATCTGGCCCTAATTTCACTTTTTGGGCATAGATATTTAAGATCTCCAAGCGACCCGATAAATCTGGACGATCTACCAACACTTGCCGGTCAAACCGGCCTGGACGTAACAACGCAGGGTCAAGGGTTTCCGGACGGTTGGTTGCAGCCAGAACGATGACTGTTGCATCGCCGGCAGAAAAACCATCCATTTCTGTTAGCAACTGGTTTAAGGTTTGTTCTCGCTCATCGTTGCCGCCGTACATACCAGAACTGCTGCGGGATTTACCAATCGCATCAAGTTCATCGATAAACACAATGCAGGGCGCTTTCTTTTTCGCCTGCTCAAATAAATCGCGTACACGCGCCGCGCCGGCACCGACAAACAGTTCGACAAATTCAGATCCAGAGATGCTGAAGAAAGGCACGCCGGCTTCCCCTGCCACCGCTTTCGCTAGCAAAGTTTTACCCGTCCCAGGAGGGCCAACCAACAGCACACCCTTGGGAATTCGTGCCCCAATTTGGGTAAAGCGTTGGGGAGTTTTCAGGAATTCAACGATTTCCACTAATTCAGTTTTGGCTTCTTCTACGCCGGCGACATCAGCAAAGGTAATTTTTGCAGCTTCGCCTTCGACGTAAACTTTCGCCTTGCTTTTATTAATTGAAAGTGCGCCTTGCGGGCCACCATTGCGACCGATGAAAAACTGCCAAATCGCAACAAAAATCAGTGGCGGAACCACCCAACCTAAAATATTGCTGAACCAGCCATTTTTGGGCGGCGGTGTGGCGGCAAATTCTACGCCTTTTTCTTCAAGGCGTTTGGGTAATTCTAAATCCAGTACCGGCGTTGTCGCCAACACTGCTGGGGGTTGGTCACCTTCCGCTTTAAGCTGGTAGCGGATTTGGTTTTGGCCCACAGAAACTCGTGCAACTTCTCCGTCTTCTACCTGATCGATAAATAAGCTGTAGGGCACCTGTGGAATTTTGGGGCCAAAAAATTGCGGCACAAATATGTTGGCCAGCAAGAACAACCCAGACACCAGTAATAGAATATTGCCAATCTGGCGAGAGCGAGGGGGTTGTGGCTTGTCTTTGATACTCATGGATGTCAGCGTTCCTTTGATTGAAGTTTGAGAAATCGTTGGGGCGGGGTGGTTGCCGAAATTTTAAGGGGTAGGAAACATATTTTTGGCTAACTGGCCCATAAAAATGAGCGGCTTTACCCGCTCTGATCGCAGTTAGCAGAACAACCTCTCAAAGCTGAATTAAAAATTAAAAAAATGTAACTCACCCTTTCTATTCTTTAATTTTTAATTCTTAATTTTAATCCCTCTTCAGTAAGAGATTAAGCGGTTTCTAACCAGTCAAAGATTCGCTCTAATTGTTCTAGCGTTACCAGTCCATACTGCCAAAGTACGATTGGCAGAACGTTTGAGCTTTGCTCACACTCTCGTACAGCCAGCTTAATTGCATTGGCCGGCAGGGTCAATTCTTCTTGTAAGAAGCGGATCAATCGATTTAGCCGTGCAGACACTATCTCCATATTGCCTTTCACCTTAAAGCTAATGTAACAAAAATTTATTAACTTCTACAACATTCTCTCATAATTCAGGGGAAAGCAGAGCGGCTCAAGCCTGAGAAGCGGTCAAAGCGGCAATTTTTTGCAATAAATGAGCCGGCTGTATGGGTTTGACCAAATAATCATCCGCGCCGGCAGCGAGGCAATATTCTTGGTTATCCGTTCTCGCCTTCTCCTTGATCACCAAAACCTTCAACTGTTGCATTGCCGGGGATTGGCGCAAATGATAGATAATTTCATACCCGTCCATACCGGGCAATTCCATATCAACAATCACGGTAGTGGGCTGTAGGACTTCTATTTGTTCAATTGCGGTGGAACCCTCGATCATCCACACCACCTGATATCCCGCCCTTGTCAGGGTGTCGCAGATGCTCGTCGCCGTGTCTTCATCATCTTCAACCAAAATGATGCGCCCATGCGGGCTTTCAGAATTCACAGACAACCCATCTTGATTAACGGTTGATTGAGCCGCCTTTAAAGGCTGAGCCGGCAGCCATACGGTAAACGTCGAGCCAACATTAAGGGTAGATTCGACTTCAATCCAGCCGCCGTGAAGTTCGACTAACTGTTTAGTCAGCGCCAAACCCAAGCCGGTGCCGCCATATTTACGCTGATAAGAGGTATCTAACTGCTGAAATTTCTGAAAAAGTAGAGGGCGCTGATTCTCAGAAATCCCAATGCCGGTGTCCTGCACCTGAAACAAGGCAGCATTGCTCTCGATCCAAATTCGCAGCGTCACTCCTCCCCCTTCAGGCGTAAACTTAACCGCATTGCTCAAAAGATTGTTAAGAATTTGTTTTAAGCGTCGCTCATCTGCGGTAAAGCGATCCTGACTCGGATCGAGTCTTAACTCACTTTTGAGTTCAACACCATTCTCGGCAGCTTTTTCTTTTACGGGTTGCAAGCTATGCTCAGCGAGTTGGGAAAGCGAAAACTCACTGATATTTAAAACCGTCTTGCCGGCTTCCACTTGAGACAGGTCGAGAATATCATTAATCAGATTCAGCAAATGCTCCCCACTGTCGTGAATCGTTTGCAGATAACTCCGCTGCTTCTGATTTAATTGCCCAAACGACCAGCGCAACAGCGTCCCCGACATCCCAATCACACACGTTAGAGGCGTCCGCAACTCATGGCTCATCGTCGCCAAAAATTCACTTTTAGCGCGACTGGCGGCTTGAGCGGCGATTAGCGCATCATACAGCGCTTGAGTGCGCTCGCTCACTCGATCTTCTAAGGTTTGTTTTTGCTGTTGCAACTCAGCATAAAGTTGAGCTTGGTAAATCGCAATTGCTAAATGTTCCGCAATTTGTTTGAGAAAATCTTGTTCATTTTCTTGCCACCGGCGCGGTTCAAAACACTGCTGGGCGATGAGTAAGCCCCATAATTCCTCGCCAACGACAATCGCTGTCACCAATTTTGCTTTTACCTGCGCTTCTCGCAGAAAATTTAATAAGCAAGGAGACAATGCATAAGCTGTTTCAACATCTTCAATTGCCTGAGTGAAGCCCTTGCGATATTTATCTCGCAAATGGCGTACCCCCACAAAACACTGCTCTTTCTCACGCCAGTGCAGTACAGAAGAGATACTCTCGGATGCTCTAGCTTCGTAGGCAATCGAACCGCTGCCGTCTGGGATGTTTAATTCTACGCGGTGCGAGTCTTTGCTTTGGCTTTTGAGGGGGTGTGCTTCGCCGTCTTTGCTTTTCTGCTTTTGCGGCACACTGTTATAGCTATCAAATTGATAGATCACTAACCGATCAACCTGCAAACAATTTCGTACCTTCTCAACCGCCGTTGCCAAAATGACGGGCAACTCCAAGCTTTGGCGGATTTGAGCCGTGACTTGATTTAAAAGCCGTTCCTGTTCAATTTGCTGGCTTAACGCTTCTTCTACCGGCTGACAGACGGAATAAGCGTATTCCATCTGCGGGGCAGGAAAGCTGCTGGTGTCTGGGGCAAGAATGTTCAGTAATTGCAGCGTAAACTCACTTTGAATTTTCCCATCATTGGGGCAGAGGATGCCCTCAGCTTGTTCGATTAGGTTCAGTACCTGGGGGTGGTTTTGCAGAATACTCCGCAGATTGGATAAAAAAGCCGCGATCCCCGATTCGTCAAAGCTGATCTCGACTTGATACAGCGTCATTTGAGGATTTTCCCACCCCAGCGCGGAGGTGGTGGCGCTGGGGATTGCCGTCAGCAACGCGCTAAACCTTTGGGACACCACGACTGCAAACCGTCTTGTCCGCTGGCTTTGAGGAATTTCTACAGAGGCGAGAATATCTTCTGCAATCGTGACAGATGTTTCCCCTTGATTTTGAGCAACTTGCTGTAATAGCGTAAAGCGCAGTTGCTCAAAGATTGCTAGCGGCAAGGTTCGACGGATGAATTGAGAATTAGGCATTATCTCGGTTGGTTTGCAGAAAGCGTGACAGTTGATTCAAAACTTTTCACCTGAGACTCAATTAGCATCTCTTAATCGACACTCGGAGTTTCCAGTGGTAAGTGCCTTATTATGATTAGCAGCAACATAGCCTAGAACTGGCCACGCCGTTTCGGGTATCCTTGGCGCAGTCTCTGACCGTCTAGTGGATCGCTTACTTTGTTATAGTAGTCTGCGATCCCAGTCTTTCTAACTAATTTGACTTAAAATTGCTATTTTGTTTCTTCAACTCAATCGGAAGCCGGCAGATATTGTTGATGACGATTGCGGCTGTTCAGCACGTTGGAAGAAAAAGCAGTATCCCAGTTTTGCCGCTGGGGGCGAGGTATTCGGGTGATCAATCTTGAGTTTGAGCCATTACCGAGTGCCTGAATCCATCGCCCCTCAGTTCTCTCCACCACTAAACTCAAGCGTCTTTTGCCTTTTTCTTTCGCATTGCCACAGGAGCTTAGCATCATGCACCGTCTCGCCACATCTCCCGGAGGATGGAATTCTCA
This region includes:
- the ftsH4 gene encoding ATP-dependent zinc metalloprotease FtsH4, giving the protein MSIKDKPQPPRSRQIGNILLLVSGLFLLANIFVPQFFGPKIPQVPYSLFIDQVEDGEVARVSVGQNQIRYQLKAEGDQPPAVLATTPVLDLELPKRLEEKGVEFAATPPPKNGWFSNILGWVVPPLIFVAIWQFFIGRNGGPQGALSINKSKAKVYVEGEAAKITFADVAGVEEAKTELVEIVEFLKTPQRFTQIGARIPKGVLLVGPPGTGKTLLAKAVAGEAGVPFFSISGSEFVELFVGAGAARVRDLFEQAKKKAPCIVFIDELDAIGKSRSSSGMYGGNDEREQTLNQLLTEMDGFSAGDATVIVLAATNRPETLDPALLRPGRFDRQVLVDRPDLSGRLEILNIYAQKVKLGPDIDLKAIATRTPGFAGADLANLVNEAALLAARNRRETVAQEDFAEAIERVVAGLEKKSRVLNEKEKKIVAYHEVGHALVGALMPGGNKVAKISIVPRGMAALGYTLQLPTEDRFLMDEAELRGQIATLLGGRSAEEVVFGSITTGASNDLQRATDLAERMVTAYGMSKVLGPLAYDKGQQTSFLGDGAMNPRRMVSDETAKAIDSEVKEIVESAHEHALNILKNNRELLERIASQILETEVIEGEILQDLLNQVRSPESADGKVPISV
- a CDS encoding DUF2949 domain-containing protein, with the translated sequence MEIVSARLNRLIRFLQEELTLPANAIKLAVRECEQSSNVLPIVLWQYGLVTLEQLERIFDWLETA
- a CDS encoding GAF domain-containing hybrid sensor histidine kinase/response regulator gives rise to the protein MPNSQFIRRTLPLAIFEQLRFTLLQQVAQNQGETSVTIAEDILASVEIPQSQRTRRFAVVVSQRFSALLTAIPSATTSALGWENPQMTLYQVEISFDESGIAAFLSNLRSILQNHPQVLNLIEQAEGILCPNDGKIQSEFTLQLLNILAPDTSSFPAPQMEYAYSVCQPVEEALSQQIEQERLLNQVTAQIRQSLELPVILATAVEKVRNCLQVDRLVIYQFDSYNSVPQKQKSKDGEAHPLKSQSKDSHRVELNIPDGSGSIAYEARASESISSVLHWREKEQCFVGVRHLRDKYRKGFTQAIEDVETAYALSPCLLNFLREAQVKAKLVTAIVVGEELWGLLIAQQCFEPRRWQENEQDFLKQIAEHLAIAIYQAQLYAELQQQKQTLEDRVSERTQALYDALIAAQAASRAKSEFLATMSHELRTPLTCVIGMSGTLLRWSFGQLNQKQRSYLQTIHDSGEHLLNLINDILDLSQVEAGKTVLNISEFSLSQLAEHSLQPVKEKAAENGVELKSELRLDPSQDRFTADERRLKQILNNLLSNAVKFTPEGGGVTLRIWIESNAALFQVQDTGIGISENQRPLLFQKFQQLDTSYQRKYGGTGLGLALTKQLVELHGGWIEVESTLNVGSTFTVWLPAQPLKAAQSTVNQDGLSVNSESPHGRIILVEDDEDTATSICDTLTRAGYQVVWMIEGSTAIEQIEVLQPTTVIVDMELPGMDGYEIIYHLRQSPAMQQLKVLVIKEKARTDNQEYCLAAGADDYLVKPIQPAHLLQKIAALTASQA